DNA from Musa acuminata AAA Group cultivar baxijiao chromosome BXJ1-5, Cavendish_Baxijiao_AAA, whole genome shotgun sequence:
AGTATGAACAAATCACGGGGGCTAGTCACATGGATAGAAATGGAAGAATATTAATTCAAAGATACGGGGGCTGATTTTATCTTCATATCGTTGTACACGATTTTTTATTGGTGATAAAAGAGAAGGATAATATTATAATGCAAACAATAAAAGAAGATCCAACAACCTCAGGGCAAAAAGCTAATGCTAGTAATTAAAACTTCAGTTAACCTGAAAGGGATTTCCATGGCAAACAAAAAAAATCGACAGCAAACCCAATAAATATGCAGAAATGAGAAAAGATTAATGTATTCAATTAGGAAAAAGTAATTTTAGGTGTAAGGGACCAATAAGATaggtttgagctctaaattcatgtGACAAGTTAAATTTTGTATCCACTAGTGAAATAAATCAATGTTAACTGGCAgcaataaaagatattttaatcagCATAATGGACATGTGCATTGACTGCTTGTTACGCCCTTGCCTACTATAacatctcgctctctctctccctctcggtTGTTGTCTATATCCCCAATCTTCCCCCTGCTATTGTTTTCACTTCTTCACTTCAGCTTCCTTGCACCAGGAATTTAATAATTCTTCTGTTATCCACAATTGGAGCATTGCACATTTACAAATGTAGAGCTGTTCTAGTGTCTAAACAATCATGTTCAACCAAACACTGCGTTCATCAAAAGCAGACAATTTCACTATTTTCATGCAAAGCCTTgaagaaataacatatttaactaTGTCATCTTCCCAAAATGCCATAAATTTGAACTTTAGATATAATATACAATCAAAAACCAGAAACAACATACATGCATAGTAGGAACTTCTTTGGATGTTTGAAGGCATCAAAAGATATCATAGATACGTTATTAAATATTACCTCAACATTCTTCAATTCGAATTCTGGACTATGAGCCAAGCATAAGTTTCCAAATGTTTCACATGGGCCACTAATTCCATGTAACCTTCTCAAACAAAAAGGAAAGCCAAAATTGACTCCAACAGTCTGCtcaatttaaaatttttcataaagACAAGCTAAAAGCACATTACTTACAAATCTTCGTCAAGGGACAATGCAAAGCTTCCACCCCCACCAAATGCCAGTACATCATTCAAGCACAAGTAGTAGTATCTATTTGCACCTACAAGCAAtgtcccaatattattgttgtataCAATTAACAATGCTTAATACATTTGCTTCATTttatcttcatcaaaatatgcatACTCCATTTCAATGTTATTACATTATACTATTACTAAAAGGATGGTTAATCTTACTCTTGCATGCAGATATGTGGGGTTTGTAACTCAAACACTAGCAATTAGGTTGTAAAGGAGCAACTTTATATTGGCATCCTCAACTATATTGATGTCAATTGTTTTTAGATAATTtaatttcaaaaagaaaaataatcctTATCTTTATAGTCATAGACCAcagaaatatttaatatttactaTATTAGAGAAAAGCAGATATTACAAATATGATAGAAACCTTTGAATCTAAATAATCTGGTACACAAGAAGCTAGTACATATACTAGTATGAGCAATGTCCGCAGCACCATTCGGTATGATTTGGTATGGACAATATTTACAGGTCTGATAGGTTACCTAGACATTACCAAGCAAACTGGGTGGTATGCTCCTACCAAAGATGTATCCCATAGGTCCGTATAGGTCGATACCACCTAAACTGGCCCTGCACCAGatagtttcttttttttgtttttcagtctttttaagtttttttcaaaacttggtacataaaagtagACCAATACGATAGTGGTCCATATGATACCAGTCCGAGTCTTGACATACCAATAGTGGAAATTGCAAACCTTGAGTAGTACTAGTAAGTACAAGAGAACACTTCATAAACTAGGAGATATACTAAATGTGATAAAGACCTTTAAATATGTATGATCTGTGTATGAAAACTGTTGCCATCAAAACTTGGGCAATTGCTATGCACAATAAATTAAGGTattgttaaaaataaatatataacccCAAATTAGACTACATAAAGGATCATGTTTGGTCCGCAGTGAATGGAAAGTacaaacacaaactgaaatatatcATACCAAGagatgaaaaaaatgaaaataaaaataagaaaccaCAGATGGTAGAAAGGAATATTGAGAATGACAGCAATATGAAATTAAATCGAATCATAGATAGAattctatattttatatttttttgactCTCTTTCGAACTATGCATGGGACAAATTTCTTCTATCCTTCTTTCAGGATATACATTACAATGGTGAACCATGACCCAGATAACACACTGGATAAACTTCAGTATATGTGACTACTGAGTTAAAGGCAGGTCAAATTAAAGCACTTTAATGGGACAAAGATTCCAGATAGGCACAGAATTGTATAAGGTAGCAAAAAAAAGTATTCTTCATTGACGTGCTTCTGTGAGGAAGTAATAGTATTTCTTAACCCAGCAATGGATGTAATAATTCAAAAATTAAATAGGTCATTTTTTTAAGTAGCATAAAAAATGGTGAAAAAAGTCCTTTTGATTTAAAATACATCTTACACTATATATAAATTTCTTCATGATGACTTCTAAACCAGTTAAAGCCAATCTGTAATGCACTAATTTCTAAGCAAACACCAACATAACAAGAAGCCAAAAAGCACTAACTTTTAATGCATCCAAAAACTTGTACCCAAGATTCCCATGAAGCTACTGGGTAAACTATATCAAATATGCTGGTCGATGTTGAGTGAGCTTTATGAACTTCAAATGATAATTATGCTCATCGCTATCTGCTTGATCCAGTTTTTAAAACCTCAGAGGCTTAAATTGATTCTTACAAATTTTCCTAAGAAAACAGTGTCCTAAAACTTTCATACATGTTATTGGCCCCTATTGACTGTAAGACCATCCATGCAGAGACATTGACATCAATAAATTACAACTGGGGACCTCATAAATTGAACAATCTCAACTTTGTTAGCTTGACTACAAAGTGGACAAAAAGTTGCTGGCCCGCTGTCcaaacaagaaaaatataaaCCACTAACTCACTGACACAATCTTGGTTGTGACAACCAAATTTCTTTTTAACAAAGAAACCATGATGATGGTCTACTTTGTCAGTGCTTAGATGGCATTACCATCTTTAACAAGTAGTAATGAAAAAATGTGTGTAGATCCATTACCAGCTAACTATTTGATCCAAAAATATCACCAACTTTGACAATGGTAGAATCTAATTTTTGAGAGCATTTCAAGTGAATCAAACTGGAAAATGTCAGGCATTAGTCAACAGAAAAAACAACAGGATGGGAAGGTACAGAATTATTTTCTGTAATGTCAATAGTCAATATTGTCCTGGAAGTGGTTAAGCAAGACTAAACAGGATTATCAATGATCTATATACCATTCCAGACATATAATATTGGTATTTTCAAAAGGATATCTCCTAGTTGCTAATAAATCAGAAAAACATCATCAATTATAACACCAAAAAGTTCCTTATGGTCCCAAAAAGAGCTTGGAAAATATAAATACTTGtgcatatttaaaatatgtaCATGAGTGAAACAATTACCAGTTGCTCTGAAAAGCCTTGGTTCCCCATAAATTGTAGTGAACACAAAGGTTTGAGTTGTGCCCTGCCCAagtgtatgatgataatcaaacTTGAGAAATTACAAAAGCAACATAAAAAGATTTTACAAGAAGATGTGTTTCATTGTGACAAGTTTGTGGAGCATTACTTGGTACTTCATTTTAGGTGCAGGCTTTAAAGGGCCATCAAAAAAGCCACCAAATACAGCACCTTGCATATCTCCAACAATCTAGCAAGTAAGAAAATCAATTTCACGAGAAACATTCCCCAGGGTGAAACAGATAAATGGTTGAAATACCTCATGAAGATGTTAGTAGTTTTCTCAATCAAAGTGATTGGCAACCAGAAGAAACTAGCAGACAAATATAAacttaccaaaagacatggacctgGAAGGTTAATACTGTTACGAAGAAGCGTGTGAAGTGATATTCCATGTTTCCATGTGCTGCCCTTCATATGGAAAAAGCAAACATATATCAGAATCAATGAGAGTAACAGAGACTTGCAAACAATAGACTTTGCAACATCTTACCTATACAAAAGAATCCATTGGCACCCCTTCACAATATTAGGCAAACATGACCCAAAAAACTCAAAAAGGATGGCAGACATGAATACAGACTTGTCTGTGAGATAACAAAGATATTCAGCAGAGTCATGTGATGTAGAAGCTTTGTCAAGTATGTGAGAGCCATTGGGATTGTCAGAGAAATGGTCCATGTTTCTCTTTGAACCCTCAGATACTGCATCACTCTCACTTCGTGGTACACTTTCCTCAAGAAAATTAGGTGATCTATCTTTCTGtgcaaaaaattttaatttccgtCTTCTCCGTGATGACGAACTGCCACCATATGAATTAGTAGGTGATTTTCGCTCACTTGCATCGATACCACAACTTGCTGGGTTCAGAAGAGATAAAACGCGTGAAAAGAAAGAAGATCTCTTTGGAGAAACAAATTCTTGTGAACCAATTTCctgcaagaaaaaaatatataagctaaACATACCATGCATTTGGACAATACGATAAAGCAGCATGCAATTGCATCAAAATGGATATCCCAtattcaataaattattataaaattattgaaaaaatgcATCTTCTAAATTATTAGTTTTGTAATTACACAACTGATAAGGATACAAACGTACTCTGAACCTTGGAAAAAGGGCTAAAGTATTAGTGATTTCTTGCATGAGCCTAGATTTTTCATGTCTCAGCCTAGCTGAGAGTCGTGATTCGAATAATTTGGGATCCACGTATTGCCAAGCCATTGGTGTGAAATATTTCTCATGTCAATTGTCTCCCATTACATTTCGAGATATAATATCCAGTGTCTCGGATTGCAATGTCATTGATTATCTTGACGAACAATCACCTAGTAGTTTAAAAAAGGGCTCAGATCCACGTGAGTTCGGAAAACTGGGTAGGAAATCATCTCTCTTAAGGACGATCACCCTTCTCAGGCTTCCAAGATACAACATTCATCCCATCAAACAAGGAAAAACCGACCATTTAGCATAACATTAGGTTCACAGAACAGATAAAGGAAACGGTCTGGTAGGAAGACATACCAATTAGTAGATGTCCAAAATGATACAACGAAAACAATGCAATGTGCCATCAGAATCTTAAACAACACGAACCAAGAGCAGATCCAACCACTAACGGTAACGAGAAAGCAAGAATAAAGACAGGAGGGATCAAGCAGAATCACCTGCGGCTCCGG
Protein-coding regions in this window:
- the LOC135674328 gene encoding uncharacterized protein LOC135674328; this encodes MPLWKDKVAGKLSRLLAETPSAPSPRPVDSAVAPPEPQEIGSQEFVSPKRSSFFSRVLSLLNPASCGIDASERKSPTNSYGGSSSSRRRRKLKFFAQKDRSPNFLEESVPRSESDAVSEGSKRNMDHFSDNPNGSHILDKASTSHDSAEYLCYLTDKSVFMSAILFEFFGSCLPNIVKGCQWILLYSTWKHGISLHTLLRNSINLPGPCLLIVGDMQGAVFGGFFDGPLKPAPKMKYQGTTQTFVFTTIYGEPRLFRATGANRYYYLCLNDVLAFGGGGSFALSLDEDLLHGISGPCETFGNLCLAHSPEFELKNVELWGFAHSSQYLT